CCCGCATCATATACAAGTATGCAACAACTGCCCAGTCTGACCAGATCAGGCGATAGCTTCTGCATCCTGAGTTTTAATATCAGCACAGCCCTGTAATGGCACAGCACAGTCACCACCGGCATGCTTGGCTCGATACATAGCCATATCAGCCCGCTGAATAAGATGATCTACCGGCTCACTGCCGTCTGTTGAGGCCACCCCCAAACTCATCGACAAACAAATCTCACCCTCCGCAGCAAACTCCGGAGAATAAAAGCAACTGGCATTAAAACGCTCACGAATACGGTTTGCTGAATTCATACTGTGCTCAGCATCAGTATTAGGCAGCAATACCATAAATTCATCGCCACCATATCGAAATGCTAAGTCAGAATCCCTGATTGTATCTTGCAACAACTGCCCCATTCGCCGAATAACCTGATCACCTTCAAGATGCCCAAGCCGGTCGTTTACCTGCTTAAAACCATCCAGATCGATACAAATCAAGCTAACACGACCGCCATATCGCTTGGCCCGCTCCATTTCTTTTGACAATCGCGAATAGAAATAGCGCTGATTATAAAGACCGCTTAAGTCATCAGTAATCGATTGCTTTTTAAGATTTGCTTCAAGGCTTTTCTGCTGCGTCAGATCATGAAAGAAACCAATACTGCCACGACGATCACCATCTTTGACAAGGGAAGCCGAAAGCCGGATAGGAATCCGCGTTCCATCATGAGAAAGAATAGCTGTCTCATAGCCCTCCAACTTACCTGACGCCCCTAAACGACTTGACAACATCGTCAGCATAACTGCACGGGCATCTGCTTCACTGGAATACAATGCACGAATATGCATCTTACCCACTACATCATCAGCCTGATAACCTAACAATTTCTCTGCAGCCGGATTAAAAACCGAAATAACTCCCTTACCATCAACGGCAATAATCGGATCTGGGCATATCGCGGTAATTTCACTTAACACAGTAGTATTTCTCATAGGTTATCCGATACCTGAAAGTTCTAAACAGTGTATAGAGTCAAACAACACAAACATGTGTACCAGGCAGAAAAAACAACTTTCTGCTCCAGTTCCTTGTTATCTATCAGGCTATCGAAAGGACAGGGCTGAACATCAGATGGCGCATTAAGGGCGTAATGGAAACATAATCACTCCGCCACTGCACCTCGTTGATTACCCATAATGACAGTAATGGTATTAATTTTCCGTTCAGCAAGCAGAATCAATTAAAAATATAAAAAGACAACTAGATCAAAGTTCAAGAAAACACAGCAAGAGAAGAAGACAGGGAAACAACAAAAATAGTTAGAAATAGCGTGAAAACTTACAGAAACTGCAACAAGAAGAGCCAGAAGCTAAGAGGAAATAAAAAGATAAAGTGGCGGAACGGACGGGACTCGAACCCGCGACCCCCTGCGTGACAGGCAGGTATTCTAACCAACTGAACTACCGCTCCGCAGCGATAAGCTTGTTTAGTGGTGGGCGTGGAGAGGCTCGAACTCCCGACATTCGCCTTGTAAGGGCGACGCTCTCCCAACTGAGCTACACGCCCACTAAACAAAGTTGAAGATTTTAGACTCTGCTTCAAGAGCTTCTCTTCATAAGAAGAGTGGCGGAACGGACGGGACTCGAACCCGCGACCCCCTGCGTGACAGGCAGGTATTCTAACCAACTGAACTACCGCTCCGCAGCGATAAGCTTGTTTAGTGGTGGGCGTGGAGAGGCTCGAACTCCCGACATTCGCCTTGTAAGGGCGACGCTCTCCCAACTGAGCTACACGCCCACTAAACAAAGTTGAAGATTTTAGGCTCTGCTTCAAGAGCTGCCGCTTCTCAAGAGAAGTGGCGGAACGGACGGGACTCGAACCCG
The DNA window shown above is from Aliamphritea ceti and carries:
- a CDS encoding GGDEF domain-containing protein, with product MRNTTVLSEITAICPDPIIAVDGKGVISVFNPAAEKLLGYQADDVVGKMHIRALYSSEADARAVMLTMLSSRLGASGKLEGYETAILSHDGTRIPIRLSASLVKDGDRRGSIGFFHDLTQQKSLEANLKKQSITDDLSGLYNQRYFYSRLSKEMERAKRYGGRVSLICIDLDGFKQVNDRLGHLEGDQVIRRMGQLLQDTIRDSDLAFRYGGDEFMVLLPNTDAEHSMNSANRIRERFNASCFYSPEFAAEGEICLSMSLGVASTDGSEPVDHLIQRADMAMYRAKHAGGDCAVPLQGCADIKTQDAEAIA